The DNA segment cactggaaaagactctgttgctgggaaagattgaaggcaggaggagaaggggacaactggagtgggtagcctatcccttctccaggggatcttcctgactcaggaatagaACAGGGGACTCCTGCATcccaggcagatcctttaccagatGAGTcgccaggaaagcccaaggatagggtgaaagtgaaagtgaagttgctcagtggcatccgactcttggcaaccccatggactttacctgccaggctcctccacccatgggattttccaggcaagattactggagtgggttgccatttccttcgccaggggatcgtcccaacccagggatcgaacccaggtctcctgtattgcaggcagactttttaccggctgagccacaatggGGTAAACAACCACAATTGGAGCGATAGAACCTCCATGAAAACCCAAAAGAAGGAGGTTCAGAGAGCATCTATCTTGGTGATCCAGAAAGCTTCCACGTGCCAGGCCCCAAACTCCACAGGGACAGAAACCCCTGCGTTCGGAACTCTCCAAAACTTCAGCCTGGGTAACTCTCCATCTGGCGGTTCTTTCATACTCTTTAATATCCTTTATAATCAACTAGCGATCTACTAAGTAAACTGGCTTCTTGAATTCTGTGAGcggctctagcaaattaatctcATCAGAGGAGGGGGTCACGGGAAGCTCCGTTCTGTGTTCGGTTGGTCAGAAGCCCAAGCGGACCTGGGCCATCTGAAGGGGGGCCGCTGTGCCCCGTCTCTGCGCCTAGGTCTCTCCTGCTCCCCATGCCCTGGGGGGGTCCTCTGGGGACATCCCAGACCTCCCCGCACATCACAGGTGGTGCTGGACCTCAGCCTGTGTCCTGCTCTGGCCGTCTGAGAGGTGGAAGTGGAGTGTGCGCCTTTCCTGGTGGTGGCCGAGTTCGAGTCTCTGCCCAGGGACGTTTGCAGCCCAGCTTCCCTGGGGAACATGGACACCACCCCTCATTTTCTCCAGTCCGTCCGGGGCTGCCCAGCTCCCCAGGCTCCGTCTCTTATTATTGGTCTCCTCATAAATTCTGTGTCAGCAGTTATTAAATTATTGGGCCTCAGGACACTTTtacacacttaaaaattattaacgGCCCCAAAGAACTTTTCACTTGTGGGTGTTATCCATCCATATTTActgtattagaaaataaaactgtgaaaATTTAAAGACCcgcatttattctttcttttgcaaTAACAGTGACAGACAGTTGCAGAAAACATCAACAGCGCCGTTTTCCTCAGCTGATCCTCTAAACTCACTTCTAACCCTCTATGTGCTCACCAATCCTGAACCAATTATGTCTTGAATTTGCCCAATTCTAGTCCCAGCCTCAAATCTCATGCACAACTTACCCTCACCCCCCAGACCCTGCCAAGACTCTCAGGGTAGCTGAGCCCGAGCAGCTTTATCCACATGTCCCTTCGTGGCATTTTGGGGAGCCAGGATTCAACACATAAAGAGCagatttctatgaaaaataagaaGAGTGGCATGAATACATGTCTTTACGAATCTCCCTGACGTCGGGCTTCCCAGCAGCAGCCGGACCTCATCTCCATGTCCACCTTCACTCTGTTGGGGACACCATCCTGGCCGAAGCATCCAGAGAAAACCCAGCCTCACCCGCACTCTCAGCTAGAAACCAAGAGCAGGTGAGCGGCCTTCTCGGGTCATCGAGGACGTTCTCCTGCGGTTGACCCCGAACCCTAGCTCAGGGCGTCTCTCTGGGCGGCCTCCGTCTGGACGGGGAGCCCACCCTGGGCGCGGCTCACTGGGGCCCTGGGGAATCTTGGTCCATCTCGCTCCAAGGACGGGTCTCTGGCCCCCGTGATTCTGTAACATCACACGTTGATTGTTTGGAAAATGCTGATTCAGAGTCTCCCTTTCCATGTCCACGTGGGACTCACACCTACATCACACGCTCGGAGAAGGGCCTTCAGGTTGGGGAGCTGTCTCACTGATGCTTGCAggttccaaaattctaatttccagtaggtgaaagtgaaagtcgctcagtcatgtctgactctttgccacgccatggactatacggtctatggaattctccaggccagaattctggagtgggtagccatttccttctccaggggatcttcctaacccagggattgaacccaggtctcttgcattgcaggcggactcttaaccagttcagccaccagagaagcccaatttcCAGTAGAAAACTCGAATTTACCATGGCAACAAAGACTCTCTGCTGTTTCTCTTGTTTGGGGGCAAACGCCTGCCAAGACCCCAAGTGTGAACTGCACGGCCGGCTCAGCACGGGTCGGGGTTTGCCCGTCGCCCGAGTGAGTGCTGCAGGAGGCTGACACCTGAGGGCCCAGACTGAAGTCGGCTGCATCAAGGGTGTTTGCCGGCTCACCCCGAGACCCGGGGCTCGCTCGGGCACTTCCTCCCCAGGGTGTGTGTGAGGGGATCCTGCCCGTGGCCACGCCGGGATCCTCGCTGAGGAGCCAACAGCTTCACCCGCCGGGGCTTCTGCACCATCCGTGCCCACGGGAGCCCCATGAAAAAGCCGAATCACCCTGTACTAGTTTCTGAGGCCGTGGTAACAGAGGATCATAACCTTCAAGGCTTAAACACCAGAAACTCATTGTCTCAAAGTTCTGGCGGCTGGAAGTCCAAGGCCAGGTGTCAGCACGGTCACTCCCTCTGGTCCAGCTTGGCTGTGATCTTTGTGTCGCCTCACGTTGTAGAGGTGTCAGCCTGacccctgcctctgtcttcaggtgaccttctctgtgtgtgtctatgacCAAGTGTCCTCTGATAAGGACAGTAGCCATGTTGAGTTAGGGCCCATCCTAATGACCCCACCTTATATGAACTGGGGGACACAATCCAACCTTTAACATACTGCTGTCTTGTTATGACGCTCGTCTAGAGCTCAGGGCCCCCCAGGGACCTGTGGACCCTGCCTGGGAGAATGCTCCATGGGGGTAACTGCGGAACAGGCTGCGTGCCCCCGACTTTAATTCTGCCCCTCGTGGAAGCCCAGCAATTCCCACAGCAATCGCTTTTGGGGGGAGGATTAATAGGAATCGTTCTTATGCTTCTCCGAATGGAGCTGTTCTCAGCACCACCCTCACCCATGAAGCCGCCCTGCCAAGCACACCTTCCCAGGTGACAGGCACACGTTGTGCCTTTATTGTGATCCCGGTGGCTGATACGGGTGTGACGACATCTTGCCTCCTGTGCTATTTTGTGCAGCAATCTTTCAGTGagtcaaatattttgaaaaagtcagaaagaaatggaaaagaagaatctCCACTCAAAATAGCATTGGGCCCCGCTGGCCTTTTGGCCCGGCCCGAGTGGGGGAGGAGACGGGGGGAATCAGAGGCCCGCGGGTGAGGGGACAGTCACAAAGACAGCCTGTCCCCAGCACAGAGCCAGCCTTGTTGGTGGGATGTCCGTGGGTGGCACAGCTGGGCACTGGGCAGGCGCTGGGTGGGCAGCTCCGGGCGAGATGGCCCCACTCTGCCCGTGGTCAGACCTCCGCGGCCCTCGCCCTCTGTCCCAGGCTGTGCCATCAGACCCCACCTCTCCCCTGCGTGACCGGTTCGGGCTGGAGGGGTGGAGTGGCTGGGGCCCCCTGGGCTCTGCCCCGCTCTGGGGCTCTAAGCAGGGCCCCTGGCCCTCCGTGCCTTGTCTGTGCCTGTTTCTGGGGCCCTGAGGTCGCCAGGCCCAGGGCGGGAGGTGCTCAGGCACCCCCTAACCTGGCAGCCTTGCAGAGTGACACCCTGGGGCAGGAAGCACAGGGACTCCACGCAGGGACCCCAATAGCTGAGTGACTTGGGCCCTGCACGTGTCTGTCCTTGGGGGACAGGGAGCCCTGACCTGAGCGgactcctggggtgggggcaccTCAGAACCAGCAGCTCCTGGGCAGGAAAGGGGGACCTGGGAGCTGGGGGAGTGGGCTCCCCTCAGGCTGCCCAAGAGGCAGGGCGGGCGAGAGGAGGCCGCAGCAGGAGGAGGCctttggggggaggagggaggctgggcaAGGAGGCAGGTGTAGGTTTTGGGGCTCCCAAGAGACAAATCACCCAGCCTAGAGGCAGGGTTCCCAAAGTCCAGACCATCCAGCCGATGACAGCGCCTGGCTAGGTGGGGACAGAGGGTGTGCTGGGGGCTGTCCCTCTGACCTCCAGGTCTAGTGTGGGCACCCTTGGGCCAGCAGAGGCTGccctgggagctgggggtggtGGTGCTCATGCCTGCTCAGGGGAGGGTCTCAGCCAAGCAGGTGGGCTGGCAGTCCTGGCCCAGCAGGGGCTGTGCTTTCTGGTGGAAGGTGGATGCCCAATTCTCCCCTTTCCCTCTCAAGCTCCTTGTCTGTGGGACCCCGCCCAGGCATGGGAGCAAGGACCCTCCCCCCGAGGCCTGGAGCTGGAGGGAgcacttccttccccaggaagAGGGCTCCATGGTGGTCAGTCCCCGTGTTGCCCAGCTGGCCTTGGCTGGGGGGCTGAGCCGGACCGATGTGGGCCAGCATGGCCTGTCCCAGCTGCGAGTCATCAGGGCTTCCGAGGCCCAGCCCGGCGGGGGACAGTCCCCTACTCCCGCCATCTCCCACCCTGAACGGCACAACCAGCCTCTGTGTCCTAACGTCCTGTGGCTGCCCACCAGGCAGAGACCCTGGAACCCCAGGTGGGTCCTCCCCTGGCTTTGGGGGTACACGGGCTGGCAGCAGGTGCTGCGCGCCCCCTCCTGGCCTGCCGGCCGCTTCTCAGAGAGGCCAGCAGAGGGCGCCTCAAGCCGCCGCCGTGGGTGGGCGTGGTGCGGTCTCGCCGGCCTGCCAGGCGCCTGTGCGCGCCCCTGACCCCTGCCTTCAGGGCCCCAGTCCCTGCGCCAGCCCCATCCTCGCCAGCTGCCTGCCCCGCCCCGCGGGCCCACGCCCTCTCTGGGGCCCCTCCCGTGGCTTGGGGCTCACCCTCCGAGTCTAGTTTCGATCTTGACCCCGTGACTCATGCCCCCTCCCTACTGGAGGTTTGACAGACCGGCTCCCACCCCTCCCATCGGCCTTCCGGACCTCGGGGCTGGGAGAGCCACGTTCCCGCAGTAGGCACGCAGCCACAGCTCCCAGGAGTGTCCTCCAGGCCCTCCCGCCCGGGTGTGGAAGGGTGAGCAGCCTCACCGGAAggtccccagcccagcctggccacTGCCTGCCTCTGCCCAAAAGCTTTCAAACGTGCAATCCCAGGGGGGCTCCAGAACACACAGTGACCCCAGCCCACCTCCAGGACACAGACACGGGGCTGCTGGGAGACTGAAGGGGTTTAATGGCGTGGATCCTGAGCCTGGGTCACCTCTCCTCCTTGGGGTGTGACCCCCAGAGTCCAGGGCTCTGAGACTCACCTCCTACCGCACAGCAGGCCTGGCGAGCAGGCCTGAGACCGGAGCTCCGCGGGGGCTGGGAACAGGTGTGGGGGGTGCTGGGGACaggcgtgggggaggggggtgaggggCACCCAGGGCCAGTCTTCGGGTGAATAGGGTTCAGTCCGTCCTCGATCCTCCAGGCGGTGAAGGAGTACAACAGGCATCCCactcctgggggggggggggtgaggtcCCCCTCACACCCCGGCCACCCCAGGAGAGCAGTGCACTAGGTGGCTGCTGAGACGGTCTCCGCCCACAAGGGGCACCAGCCTGGCCAGCTCAGAGCCAAGGGCAGCGGGGTGGCTGAGGTCTGCTGCCCTCGGCCTGCAGCCGGCCTTTCAGAACAGCAGGGGTGCGGGAGCGGGTGGGGCCTGAGTAAAGGTTCCTGCCGGCTCTGGGGGTTCCTGCGGCCTCCGGGAGGGGCGGGGGACcggcggggctggggctgggcccgCACTGCTCCAGGCTCAGGGGGCAGGTGGATGAGGGGCTGGCACTGCCTGGCGGCAAGTTTGGCTGCAGAGAGTGTGGGGGCCCCGGGCGTGTGCGCGGGGGCAGCGCCGAGCCCGAGGTCAGGTCCCTGGGGCCCCATCCAGCGTGACTGTCCATCTGAGTCCAGGGTCTGAAACACGTCCGCGAACAAAAATAACACTCCAGCCGTGGGGCTCGTCCCCAGCTGCAGGCCTAACTGTCCTCCTCTGTGCGCCTCTGGGTCTTGGAATGGAACTTGCTCATGAGCTCCTCCAGCTCCGACCCACCCTGCTGCTTCTGGGGGAGAGGGGGGCGTCGGTCAGGGTCCCGCAAGCCGCCATCCCGGCACCACGGGGCGGGCGGGCTCACCTCTAGGAAGGCCTTCTGCACGGTGAGTTGGCTGTACACACGGGCGCCCTCCTCCCCGCACACCTTCCGCAGTTCATCCTTGTTGAGGGAGAAGAGCTGTGGGCCGGTCAGGACGCCCAGGTGCTCCACGACCCTGCGGGGCGAGCGCCAGTGTGAGCACAGCCCCGCTCACTGAAGGCCTGGGCCTCCAGCCGGGCACCGGTCCcccgtcccccctccccgccccgtcgCGCTCACCGtccccccccacaccccgccGCTCAACGCCCCTGCTCACCGCGCGCTGAAGGCCTTGGCCTCCAGCCAGGCGCGGACCTCGCGGGGCCCAGACGCATGGGTGAGCGGCGGGGGCACCGGCTGGCTGCGCTCCACCCGAAAGGGCCGCGCTGGCTGCGCCCGGATGTTGCTGATCTTCTTCACCAGCTCGTCGTTGACCTCGTCCATGTGCTGCATCAGCTCTGCGGGCATCAGGCGGCTCAGACCCGCGCCGCTGGGACCGAGggctcccctcccccgccgcctCCCGACGGGATGCGGGGCACTGGGGTCCAGGGGCCCCATCCCTCACCGTCTTTGTTTCCTGCGAAGCTGGGGGGCAGCTTGTGGGTTGGACTGACAGGACCCCAGTATTTCACTCCCTgtagggggaggggggcagagcaCGGGGTGGGGGCACCGTTACATCAGCTCGCATccctccccaggcctctcccCCCACTCCCCGTTCCTCCCTGCACCCCCAGGACCTGCTCCGGCCCCCACCTTCCCAGCCTTAGCCCAGACCCGGGAGCTTTCATCAGCTTCCGAAGGGAGGGGTCAGGCTGGGTCTTTCAAGACCCGGCCCCAACCCCGCCGACCCAAAGCGGGACAGGGCAGACCTCCCCTCACCTGCTCCTGGGGGGCGTCCTCCAGCCGGGTCTCTGCCAGGATGTTGCCGGGCACGTAGCCTGCCTGGCCACTGCGATTCCGAAGCTTCCACCACTGGTGGCCGTCCTCCAGCACCTGCAGGCCCAGCATCCGGCCATCACCCTGGTCCACAGCTCCCAACCCCCCAAGCCACGGGGACTAGTATGGGCTTCAGGGACCACCAGGGGGAGCCCCTCTTTACCAACGGGCCAAAGAGGGTTCTGCAGTCCCCTCTGAGCTGGCCCCACCCGGTCCCATGACGATGATCACACCCTGGCCAGCACCCCTGGCCCCCCGGCCTCCCACCCTCTTCCCGCTCCCCCCAGGGGTCTCCTGAGCCTCTAGCCTGACTGTGGATATAGATCACCCCCGCCCCCGAGCCGCTCCACTTTTCAGTGGGTGGCCTGGATTCAGGGCTGGCATGAAACATGGGAAGTGCCTTGAGGGGGCTCCCGGGTGGATGTGAATGACAGGGCCCTGCTGGGTCAGGGGGCTCCTCACCCAGCACGGGGTGAGTCCTCCTTCATCCTGAGTCCTGCCCAGCCCAGGGGCCCTTGACACCCCTCTGAGATCCCCAAGGGGGATCAGCCAGGCTATGCTGGGGGTGCCAGGCTGAGGACCCAGAGTGGAGCCCCGGGGTCAGGCAGACGCCTTCTCTGGGGCCCACCGCccgtagcccccactcacctccAGGACTTCATCCCTCAGCACCGACAGCTCGTTGGCGTTGCGGGCCGTGAAATCATAAAGGACCCTGACGTACTTGGCCATGGCTGGCGCAGACTCGTAGCCTCTGTGTGGAACAGGAGAGACTGAGGCCCCGCGCCAGGCTGGGGTCTCTCCTcggcctggggcagggcagggccgggCGGGGcacagcttcccaggtgctgGCTGCCTCCTGTCTGCGGCGCAGAGGCTGCGGCTGTCAGCTgggatggaaactgtgacagCCCCGTTGCGTCTGGGGCCCCCGGCATGGGGGGGCAGCGGAGGCGGGTGGCACGCGGAGGCCTGTGGGCACAGCAAGGCCcgccccagcccaggccccctcAGGGGTCGCTAGGTCCAGCCCCCAGGGGACCCAGCATCAGCTGACCATCGAGGGCCGGGCAGACGCTTTCAGAGCTGCAGCCCCTCTGGCGCTGCAGACAGAGCGTGGACATGCACCGCACCGCATGGGGCGTCCCAGCCCCCGGATGGAGCAGGCCTGTGCCTGCCGCCCATGCTGGGCCATCCCTCCTGGCCAGTCCGCTGCTAGGGCACAAGGGCACTGCTCACTAAGGTGCGGGCTCAGGGCCgtggggatggggctggggtggcTCCTGGGGCCCTGGCTGGGGGTGTGTCAGGACGGGCTCCAGTGGACCAGCCAGAGGCTGGAGATCAAAGGATGAAAATGTTTCTTAAGGTGACCCTAGCCCAGGGACCAGGGGCATCAGGCTACTGATGTGGGGTGGAAGGAGAGGCAGCTCCTCCCTTCCTGAGACTGAATCCTGGGGTCTGAGAGGGGAGGTGCTGCATGACTGAGAGCAGAGgatgagggaaggggaggaaggacgGGGCCTCCCCTCGGCCCTGGGGCTGGGAGATGTGGTCCAGGGAAATGCGCatggctggggggagggaggctgtcCCCACGCAGACCCTCAGCCGTCCCCTCGGGCGGGCCCTGAGGCTGGGTCTAAATTGGCCCCGACGGGGCGACTGCGATCAGGGAGACCACTTAAGTCCAGAGGTTTAGTACATTTCTACATGTTTCTAAAGCATAAACGTGGAGACACAGAAAAAGATGACATATTAGGTAGTGGATTTATGGGTGCTTTCGACGTTTCCCCCTCAACTGTACACAACAAAGTTGAAAGGAAACCCAGCTCCAGTGCGGAAACGCGCTGACAGTCGGGAACGCGCCTCTGGCCGCCACCTGGTGGCACTGAACCCACGGCAGCTGTcgctgtgaactgcagcacgccgggcttccctgtcctccacgaTTTCCCccagcttgctcagactcatgtccattgagccggtgatgctgCCCACAGCAGAGCCTCCGTGACTGGAGGGGTGAGCGGCGCCCCCGTCACCCTGAGAGGAGCTTACCTGTGAGTGTGCTGGGAGCTGACCTGGGGGAGGACGTCTCCTGGGGACGTGGACTCCGGACCGAGGCTGTGCTTCGGGGAGTTTCTAAAGGACGGTCGGCTCACTGGAGCTGGCTGTGGGGAAGCGGGTGCCCAGGTTTGGTGTGCGGCAGGGGCTGGGCCAGGAGGGTGGGCAAGAGCAGCGGGCAGAGGTGGGGCCAGCAGGGGCTGCAGGAGCTCTGACCTCGTCGGCGGGAGCTGCCAGCCCCTCCACCTCCCAGGGGGCCTCCTGCAGCACGTCCAGGGGTGGCTCCCAGCCACTGTGGAACCTGGGCACGTAGGGGGGCGCCTGCGGCTCCCGTGGCCACTCggagctggggtgggagggcCTGGGGTGAGCTGTGCCCGCTGACCGAGCCAGCCCCGCTCAGGACCCCCAGCCCGCCCCCCCGCAGGACCCCATCCTGGCGTGGCCCGTGCCTGCCTACCGGGGGCGTGTCCAGGTCTCCCCCAGGGATTCCCACAGCGCCATCTCCTTGGGGACTAGGTGGCCACGCAGGAAGCCCACAGCGTCGCGGGACAGCAGGGGCCTGGACACAGAGCGAGCGATGTTTGGGCCACCGCAGGTGCTGACGATCTGGGGGCACAGAGGGGGTCAGAGGGGGCCGCTGGCCggtccccctcccccaactcctcccGCCAGCCCCCTTCCCCCATCTCCCAACCCCTCTACCCCCGGCAGCGCCACAGGCTGGCCCACTGTGTCCACAGCTCTGAGCGTGGATGCCGGCCCCAGCCGACTGCCCAAGGTGGGCACTTGCTTCTCCCAGTCACCGGCAAGCCCCCAGGTCCCCGCTCCCCCCAGCCCTAGGCACCAGGTCCAGAGGTCCGAAGAGGAAGTGCATCAGCTCAGCCGCGCTGGGATTCTGGATGTGCTTCTGCAGcttggcctgggggaggggagcagacccgcgggtggggggaggggagctggcaCACGGGTGCAGGGGTGCGGTGCGGCGGACAAGCGGGGCCCCATCCCCCATGTCAGCTCAGCGGGACGGGGCGGCCTTGCCCTCACCAGCAGGTTGAAGGCCAGCTTGGTCTTCTGGAAACAGTCCACAAACTCAGCCTCCGAGGGGGGCCGTGCCCGCAGCGTGAGGACACCCTCTggacggggtgggggaggggggccggACTTGAGCCTGGCCCGCCCGCTGTCGCCGTGCCTGGCGGGTCTGGCCTCAGCCTGAGGCTGCCCAGCGGCTCGGCGCACCTTCCCCGCTCAGGGGTCactctgccccccgcccccgccccgccccgcaccTGCCGGCcccttcttccccttcttctttcccttcttgcGCTGATTCAGCTGCTTGAAGGCCTCCGCCGCCTTCTGCAGCCGCGCCACGAACCACTCAATGTCGTCCAGAGCGCAGTTGAGGATTTGCTAGGGCCAGAGTGGGGCAGGGGTCAGCCTCAGGCGGCCCGACCCGCTGCAGGGACACCCCCACCTGCTGCCTCTTGGCCCCCGGGCCGTGGGAGGGGCCCGGAGTGCCTGGGGCGCCCCGCGCGAGACCCACCGTCTCCTTCTCGATCCTCTGCGCCAGCGCGGCCCGCGGCTCCTCCTCCAGCGACTCTCGGCGGCGGAGGCCTGCACGGGGCAGAACTGCGGCTGACTGGCCCACCGCCCCCGGCCCCgctgccgccccccgccccgccccgcggggCCCACCTAGTTCTCCCAGCGGCGTCAGCAGGCCCACTCGGTTCTTGGTGGAAGGGGAGTCCCCGCCAAAGCGCTGGATGGGGATGGGGGCCGGGCCTGGGGCCGCGGGCAGGATCGACAGCCGCTGCCGGATCTTCTCCTGGTGGCCCCTGAGTCGGACGAGGGGCGGCTCAGCCCGCGGCAGCCCGCGGCCCaggcccgccgcccccgcccctccgAGACGCCTACTTGAGGGTC comes from the Odocoileus virginianus isolate 20LAN1187 ecotype Illinois chromosome 28, Ovbor_1.2, whole genome shotgun sequence genome and includes:
- the EPS8L2 gene encoding epidermal growth factor receptor kinase substrate 8-like protein 2 isoform X1: MVAGSSWSWGKAWTRSLPRQVGLGRLSLLHPLQGRPGHSCAFTSLSWGSLLRTEGAPGPARRGQPPLRESAPLLVVVRGPQAAPPWPPLRRPGPPAGPSDSVSCSEQRKKYSNSSVIVHETSQYHVQPLPRSLKDGRPHSRPADSSGGLCSRHLATFIMDKSEAIASVEDAIRKLVQLSSKEKIWTQEMLLQVNDQSLRLLDIESQEELENFPLPSVRHSQTVLNQLRYPSVLLLVCQDSDQSKPDVHFFHCDEVEAELVHEDIESALADCRLGKKMRPQTLKGHQEKIRQRLSILPAAPGPAPIPIQRFGGDSPSTKNRVGLLTPLGELGLRRRESLEEEPRAALAQRIEKETQILNCALDDIEWFVARLQKAAEAFKQLNQRKKGKKKGKKGPAEGVLTLRARPPSEAEFVDCFQKTKLAFNLLAKLQKHIQNPSAAELMHFLFGPLDLIVSTCGGPNIARSVSRPLLSRDAVGFLRGHLVPKEMALWESLGETWTRPRSEWPREPQAPPYVPRFHSGWEPPLDVLQEAPWEVEGLAAPADEPAPVSRPSFRNSPKHSLGPESTSPGDVLPQVSSQHTHRGYESAPAMAKYVRVLYDFTARNANELSVLRDEVLEVLEDGHQWWKLRNRSGQAGYVPGNILAETRLEDAPQEQGVKYWGPVSPTHKLPPSFAGNKDELMQHMDEVNDELVKKISNIRAQPARPFRVERSQPVPPPLTHASGPREVRAWLEAKAFSARVVEHLGVLTGPQLFSLNKDELRKVCGEEGARVYSQLTVQKAFLEKQQGGSELEELMSKFHSKTQRRTEEDS
- the EPS8L2 gene encoding epidermal growth factor receptor kinase substrate 8-like protein 2 isoform X3, giving the protein MVAGSSWSWGKAWTRSLPRQVGLGRLSLLHPLQGRPGHSCAFTSLSWGSLLRTEGAPGPARRGQPPLRESAPLLVVVRGPQAAPPWPPLRRPGPPAGPSDSVSCSEQRKKYSNSSVIVHETSQYHVQHLATFIMDKSEAIASVEDAIRKLVQLSSKEKIWTQEMLLQVNDQSLRLLDIESQEELENFPLPSVRHSQTVLNQLRYPSVLLLVCQDSDQSKPDVHFFHCDEVEAELVHEDIESALADCRLGKKMRPQTLKGHQEKIRQRLSILPAAPGPAPIPIQRFGGDSPSTKNRVGLLTPLGELGLRRRESLEEEPRAALAQRIEKETQILNCALDDIEWFVARLQKAAEAFKQLNQRKKGKKKGKKGPAEGVLTLRARPPSEAEFVDCFQKTKLAFNLLAKLQKHIQNPSAAELMHFLFGPLDLIVSTCGGPNIARSVSRPLLSRDAVGFLRGHLVPKEMALWESLGETWTRPRSEWPREPQAPPYVPRFHSGWEPPLDVLQEAPWEVEGLAAPADEPAPVSRPSFRNSPKHSLGPESTSPGDVLPQVSSQHTHRGYESAPAMAKYVRVLYDFTARNANELSVLRDEVLEVLEDGHQWWKLRNRSGQAGYVPGNILAETRLEDAPQEQGVKYWGPVSPTHKLPPSFAGNKDELMQHMDEVNDELVKKISNIRAQPARPFRVERSQPVPPPLTHASGPREVRAWLEAKAFSARVVEHLGVLTGPQLFSLNKDELRKVCGEEGARVYSQLTVQKAFLEKQQGGSELEELMSKFHSKTQRRTEEDS
- the EPS8L2 gene encoding epidermal growth factor receptor kinase substrate 8-like protein 2 isoform X6 — encoded protein: MSQSGGSLGRSDGAPKMSAKDLFEQRKKYSNSSVIVHETSQYHVQPLPRSLKDGRPHSRPADSSGGLCSRHLATFIMDKSEAIASVEDAIRKLVQLSSKEKIWTQEMLLQVNDQSLRLLDIESQEELENFPLPSVRHSQTVLNQLRYPSVLLLVCQDSDQSKPDVHFFHCDEVEAELVHEDIESALADCRLGKKMRPQTLKGHQEKIRQRLSILPAAPGPAPIPIQRFGGDSPSTKNRVGLLTPLGELGLRRRESLEEEPRAALAQRIEKETQILNCALDDIEWFVARLQKAAEAFKQLNQRKKGKKKGKKGPAEGVLTLRARPPSEAEFVDCFQKTKLAFNLLAKLQKHIQNPSAAELMHFLFGPLDLIVSTCGGPNIARSVSRPLLSRDAVGFLRGHLVPKEMALWESLGETWTRPRSEWPREPQAPPYVPRFHSGWEPPLDVLQEAPWEVEGLAAPADEPAPVSRPSFRNSPKHSLGPESTSPGDVLPQVSSQHTHRGYESAPAMAKYVRVLYDFTARNANELSVLRDEVLEVLEDGHQWWKLRNRSGQAGYVPGNILAETRLEDAPQEQGVKYWGPVSPTHKLPPSFAGNKDELMQHMDEVNDELVKKISNIRAQPARPFRVERSQPVPPPLTHASGPREVRAWLEAKAFSARVVEHLGVLTGPQLFSLNKDELRKVCGEEGARVYSQLTVQKAFLEKQQGGSELEELMSKFHSKTQRRTEEDS
- the EPS8L2 gene encoding epidermal growth factor receptor kinase substrate 8-like protein 2 isoform X4 produces the protein MSQSGSVSCCPGAANGSLGRSDGAPKMSAKDLFEQRKKYSNSSVIVHETSQYHVQPLPRSLKDGRPHSRPADSSGGLCSRHLATFIMDKSEAIASVEDAIRKLVQLSSKEKIWTQEMLLQVNDQSLRLLDIESQEELENFPLPSVRHSQTVLNQLRYPSVLLLVCQDSDQSKPDVHFFHCDEVEAELVHEDIESALADCRLGKKMRPQTLKGHQEKIRQRLSILPAAPGPAPIPIQRFGGDSPSTKNRVGLLTPLGELGLRRRESLEEEPRAALAQRIEKETQILNCALDDIEWFVARLQKAAEAFKQLNQRKKGKKKGKKGPAEGVLTLRARPPSEAEFVDCFQKTKLAFNLLAKLQKHIQNPSAAELMHFLFGPLDLIVSTCGGPNIARSVSRPLLSRDAVGFLRGHLVPKEMALWESLGETWTRPRSEWPREPQAPPYVPRFHSGWEPPLDVLQEAPWEVEGLAAPADEPAPVSRPSFRNSPKHSLGPESTSPGDVLPQVSSQHTHRGYESAPAMAKYVRVLYDFTARNANELSVLRDEVLEVLEDGHQWWKLRNRSGQAGYVPGNILAETRLEDAPQEQGVKYWGPVSPTHKLPPSFAGNKDELMQHMDEVNDELVKKISNIRAQPARPFRVERSQPVPPPLTHASGPREVRAWLEAKAFSARVVEHLGVLTGPQLFSLNKDELRKVCGEEGARVYSQLTVQKAFLEKQQGGSELEELMSKFHSKTQRRTEEDS
- the EPS8L2 gene encoding epidermal growth factor receptor kinase substrate 8-like protein 2 isoform X7, with the translated sequence MSQSGSVSCCPGAANGSLGRSDGAPKMSAKDLFEQRKKYSNSSVIVHETSQYHVQHLATFIMDKSEAIASVEDAIRKLVQLSSKEKIWTQEMLLQVNDQSLRLLDIESQEELENFPLPSVRHSQTVLNQLRYPSVLLLVCQDSDQSKPDVHFFHCDEVEAELVHEDIESALADCRLGKKMRPQTLKGHQEKIRQRLSILPAAPGPAPIPIQRFGGDSPSTKNRVGLLTPLGELGLRRRESLEEEPRAALAQRIEKETQILNCALDDIEWFVARLQKAAEAFKQLNQRKKGKKKGKKGPAEGVLTLRARPPSEAEFVDCFQKTKLAFNLLAKLQKHIQNPSAAELMHFLFGPLDLIVSTCGGPNIARSVSRPLLSRDAVGFLRGHLVPKEMALWESLGETWTRPRSEWPREPQAPPYVPRFHSGWEPPLDVLQEAPWEVEGLAAPADEPAPVSRPSFRNSPKHSLGPESTSPGDVLPQVSSQHTHRGYESAPAMAKYVRVLYDFTARNANELSVLRDEVLEVLEDGHQWWKLRNRSGQAGYVPGNILAETRLEDAPQEQGVKYWGPVSPTHKLPPSFAGNKDELMQHMDEVNDELVKKISNIRAQPARPFRVERSQPVPPPLTHASGPREVRAWLEAKAFSARVVEHLGVLTGPQLFSLNKDELRKVCGEEGARVYSQLTVQKAFLEKQQGGSELEELMSKFHSKTQRRTEEDS